Sequence from the Papaver somniferum cultivar HN1 unplaced genomic scaffold, ASM357369v1 unplaced-scaffold_150, whole genome shotgun sequence genome:
ATATCCTTATCGATCCTTCTTCTCCTCTCGTTTAATagtttcatttcttttttcttcccccTACCACCACCAGAAACTCCTCCGATCGCAGCACCACCACTAAGCCACTGTCACTTCCAGATCTGCCACGATCCCCTCTGCCTCTTCCTGTCCTCCCTCGCCAACACTTCTGTTTCTTTTTTTCCTACTACGATTTCAGATCGCCACCAGCATCATCTCCGCCGCCACCAAACCACATATGACATCAACAACACCTCCATCTCTTCCTTCCCCACCATCATCACTGGAAGCACCTCATCTTTCTACTCTGAAAGCAACACCAATATTCGCGGATATACACAGAAGAACTTCAATTATTCCATTGATTATAAAAACAAAATTcggaattaggttttttttttgaaatggtcaGAGAGCTTTAGGTTTGATTAATAATGgtgaatttgatgatgatgatgatgatgatggtgaagatgatgatgaaagtgAGGTGGATATTGGTGAGGATTCGTTGAATCAGTTTGGTGATGATGAAACTATTCAGGTAATTTTTGGTTTTATTAGATCTTTGTTTATCGAAATTTAGTtcaattttaagaaaattttAATGTTGAATTGtgagtttttgtttattttttttctttttaattgcaAAATCTATGAGTATAAATTGATGAATTGAAGGTTTGATGTTGAAATAATTTGGGGGAAATTGAGAATAGACCGTCCTTAGAATTATAATTCAAGGATACTAGTCAATATAAGTGAATTGTGGAGATTAACATCTCCAATGATACCTGGTGGTGCTGGAAATTGGCCTAATATATGAAATGTAATCAGTTTCTTATTAATTTTTAGTTTGAAAAATGAATTGAATTTAAATTGGGTTTTTGTaggtaaaaaaaatgaatttttatacAAGAAAAAGTGGTTTGTTGTAAATGTTATTGTTGATGAACTCACCGTTCCTGAAAATCTTAACTCGAAGATAAAATGGTTGTTTTTGTCTTGTCAAGGTGATGTGAAAGGTGTCGAGGAATTGTTGAAGGAAGGGACGGATGTGAATAGTATTGATTTGGATGGAAGGACTGCGCTGCATATTGCTGCTTGTGACGGGCATGTGGATGTTGTTAAGATGTTGTTGAGTCGGAAAGCCAATATCGATGCTTGTGATCGGTGGGGGAGTATGGTTAGTTTTCGCCATGCTTCTTATTGCATTTGTGGAATTTTCATCTTATAGTTGTGTGCTTATGTTTGTGAATTTGGATAATTTGTGAATTGTGTTGAAAATTCCTGCAACAGATTTTTTTAGAAGCGCAGTTGAAACCACGGTTAATTGAATGTTTTACGGCATGATTAGGATTTTacgattaattaattttgtagagTTGTGGTCCATAATGCTTACGAAGAAGATATTATGcctatcaaacaaaaaaataccATGAATGAACAAAGGTAGGAGAAACTTGATCATGTTTGTGGGTGTAAAATGCCTTAGAATAGGTGTCATGCTTTAAGATTTCAATTTGGATGCAATTAAGTTTATGTTGGGATTTTGGACTTCGTGGTTTGTATAGCGGTGGTTTTCATCGTTTTCTGCGTGGTTAAACTGGTCTTTACTTGACAAAGATGATGTTACCAGTGTTTAATTCTACCTGTGGGACAATAAATGTCTTGTGCTGGCGAAGTATGTGCAGTGGTCATGTGAGCATGTACTCTGATGCCCTACCCTGACATCCTTACATGTCTTGTTTTGGCCCTACCCTGCAACTGAACTGAAAGTAGGATTGCAACTTTGGGCACTAAACCCCAATTGTAGATTTAACTGAAATGGTTAATAGTCTCACATGATGCTATGTTCTGACCGACAACTTGGAAAATTATTCATCCTCACCAAACCAGTCATAAATACTCCCTGATGGAGCTTCACAGACCGGGGTCTTATTTTTTCTTTGCTATGCAAGTTTATTGACCGAACCCTGGCACAATGAATCCTGacatttcatatatttttttaatgaagGTGATGCCTGCTATAGTCAGACTCATGAAAGATAAAGCAACATTAGTTACCCTAACATATTTTCCTGATTCGAACAGTAGTACTCGGGTTGTCGCCATCTGTCGTACTGCTTTCTTAAGCATATATTAGTATTTGGGTAGCGCCACTGTCGTATAATTCCCATAACCGCATAGGTGTTCATTTTTATTTGCATGTCTTTATCATCTTTTGATTAGTTTTTCAATggacatggcatgccatgtcaatcATGACATTTCAATGACGTCTTTTTATCAATGGACATGTATATACCTCCagtaatttttcttgtagttgaataGACATTTTgcacgaaaccaattatggtttcatcttatttatgatgaaaacaattttgttttcatctaatttttgctaatttttgtcgacgaaaccaatttgttggtgatataataatattttttttattgaaaccagttttggtttcatctaatatgtgttttttttcttcagattttatgttgacgaaaccaatttttgttGGTGAACTAGAAGGACATATTCTAGAGATATTTCTTTACCTGGTGAGCTGGAAATACAGTCAGTTATGAAGATCCGTCTCATGTCTTTTGGACAAAATTACTGAATAGGAAAACCCCAAGGTGAAGATATTTTCCTGCTGCATCCTCACCTTAGAGGATCCGTAAACGAGTTCAATATTTCCAAGGCTCATTGGAAAATGAGaattttgacagtgatgatgtcacgaagaagagaaggaaggttCTCACCGGTACCATTGTTGCGGGAGAATCTGAAACTCCAGATTTTGATTGCTCCATAAAAGTTGACGGTGGTGacaggtttcatcttatttgtgtttttttatgatgaaaccaaattttggtttcacctgatttttttcctagtttattcggcctgacttggaagtcggcgtgtttggtttcatcactGAAATTTGTATAGGTGAAACGACAATATGcgaaaaaatgatgaaatcaatttcggtttcatctatTTTTGGTGAAACcacttttggtttcatcatttttctgtttggtttcatcatttttttcttattttcttgaatattgatcaatgaaattcattttttgtggcgGCGGCTGGTTGGTGGTGTTGCTCGGCGACGATGGTGGtcgttggtggcggtggtggttagCATTAACGATGGTAGCgcggtggtggtgggcggcggcGACGGTGGGCGGCGGCGGAGGTGGTATTGCTGTTGAagcgcagaaaccaattatggtttcatcttatttatgatgaaaccaaaatcggtttcatcgtatttcaacaatgAATTTCTATCCATaaagatgtataatacctcttaaaaaatttcttgcaggtgatttctcacgaaaccaagatgaaaccaaaatcggttttcatcgtatttatgatgaaaccaaaatcggtttcatcgtatttatgatgaaaccaaaattggtttcatcgtatttttgggaggtggtggtggtgggcggtcgtggtgctggttttggtcggcggtggtcgacagtggtggtgttggatggtagggtggctggtattggtggtgcaattacgtagtatcgtggtggtggtggtggtggtggtcggaggtggtggcggtggcggtggtggtcgacaatggtggtgctggatggtagggtggctggcagtggtggtgcaattgcgTAGTATCGGTGGCGGCGACGGGCGGCggcgcggtggtggtcggtggtggtggcggcggtggcagGCGGCGGTCAGTGGTGGCGGCGGCAGGCggggtggtggtcggtggtggcggcggcggtcagtggtggcggcggcggagcggtggtggtggtggtcggtgggaCGGTAGTGGTTTGTGGCGGCGGCGAAGGTGGTGGTCGGAgttggcggcggtggtcggtggcggcggtggtggaaggtggcgttggcggtggtcggaggtggtcgaaagtggtggcggtggttatcggtggcggcggtgcttattggtggttgtttatttcttgttggggctgacaatataataagaattaaagtgtggttgatttttgtttttgttgtggtgATTTAAattagaagggtaatatagacagtttatattaaatggggtttttgtgaacaatttgttttgttggagtttttgtatatggacAGTGACACCTTtggagttataactcgcggaccgttccGTAAATTGACTATAAAAGATGGGTTACAAAGTGTTTCGGATTAAAGGAAACCCGTATCTGTTCAAGGCCCAGCCTTTCTCAGAGTCGGAACACAACGCACATCCGCGTAACTTAGCACTGCCCCCGTAAGTTCTCTTCTTTCCCAAGTTTTTTTTCATTAAAAATGAAATTATTTTGATTCCTTCTCTGTGAAAGTAAAACCCGGAGACAACCAAAACCAAAAACCCTTTCAAAAACCCTAGAATTCGTTCAAACTGGAGAAATCAAAATCAATGATTATAAAAAATGCACTATCAAATACAAGTACTAAAACATGGATTGTAATAGGTATAGGAGTTGCAGGTATTTTGATCTATAGTgaaaccagaagaagaagaaataatcaaAAAGCAGTGATCAAAGAAGATTTCGGTGCTTTTGTACATCGTTTTGAGATTCTTCCTTTTCCTCAACCGCCTCCACCTGCAGCTCGTTTGCCGCTTTCTGGACTTACTTTTGCCGTCAATGACAAGtaatctctctccctctctctttcTCTGTGTCTCTTTTGATTTTTCTAAGAGAAACCCtttgttgatttttgatttcaGTGTAGAAATCACTGATCAAAATTGTAACTTGGTCAGATTTAGGTAttcaatttttgagaattttgatttTTGCAGTTTTGATATAAAGGAGTATGTGAGTGGATTTGGGAATCCAGATTGGGAAAAAACCCATGATCCAGCTGCAAAATCAGCTCTTGTTGTTACTTGGATGCTTAAGAATGGAGCTACTTTTGTTGGGAAAACTGTCATGGATGAATTGGCATTTGGGTAAATTTCTTTGTTTTAATTGGACATTTTTACCCTTCTTTGTGTTGAATTGGGAGTAGTTAAGTTGAGTATTTGAGTTGCATTGCAGAATTACAGGAGAGAATTTGCATTATGGTACACCTACAAACCCATTAACTCCATCTCATATTCCTGGTGGATCATCAAGCGGCTCGGCTGTGGCTGTTGCAGCTAAACTTGTCGACTTTGCTATTGGTATGTCATTCTGGTTAGCTTCAGTTTCTATTTTTGTATAACGTCTTGGTATAACGAGGTAGTTAATAATACTATCAGTGTATCATGACGAGATTTAGATTCTTTGATACGGAGACAACTTTATCGTGTGTGATCACTTGGGCAACCAACAAGCCCAGACAATGCCGGGAGCTTCCCAGATATTCTGGATTAAGCTTGAATGCACTCTTAGTTATGAACATTCATACAGAATCCAACAACTACTGAAACGATTTATTACCATAGAACAGTATTTATAAGCTGATGTTCATTTGGGGGCAAGAAACCTCCTATAGGGGATGGACTGTTTTTCATTCTGGTTAATGCACATACAAACAACGTCGGCTAACTATCTAATTTTTGATTTGAGTCTTACTATGTCGCGCATATTGCTTTTTTCTATGCAAGTTCGTTGATCATTTACAGGTCTCTTCTTTGTTTGTAGGTACTGATACCTTGGGATGTGTGAGAACCCCAGCATCATTCTGTGGGATTCTAGGATTCCGACCTTCACATGGGGCTGTCTCTTCTGTTGGAGTTCTTCCAAATGCACAAAGTTTAGATACCATTGGTGAGTAATGTTGCACTAATTGTACCAATTTGGTTAAATGAATTGTCATATTTACCTTTATGAGTCTTCTTTGTAACAAAATCTGAAAGTAGTATTAGGTTTTGGATGGCGATGCACTTGGTAGGTATCAGTCAACACCTTCTTGACTTGTCATATTTGAAAACTACGGAAATCTTTTCTTATGTGAAGGATTGCTATAGGATCTCTTTCGATTGTATATGCGTGATTGTTAAAAATCAAAATCTGATCACAGTTTTACCTGCTGTTCGTTTGGATACATCTGTTTTTGtctgttttgtttttcttcttttgatttctctcttttgAATTAAATCTTCTCATGTTTGGAGTGTAGTGGAGTTGTTACAAGGTAACCACCTAAATAAGGTATCAATCAATAAATAACGGAAATACATTATACCATCCAAATTCTAAATAAGCAGCAGATCGGTTGCAGTAGTAGGTTGTGGTCGAATCATTCAGCTTGATAGCTTCAGTATAGTAGTTCACAGCTTTGTTCCATTGCTTTCCCTTGAATGCTGCATTGCCCTGCTGAGTGATTAGAGATTTAAAGAGACTCTTTAAGGATAGATCGGATCAAGTGAATAATCCCTTCCAAAATAAGTTTTGCAAAAATAAGCAGCCAGATGAACAGCTTCTTTAAGGTGTTCTCAAAATGGTCACAAAACGAATCTAGTAAAATTTAAATGACCTAAATGTACTTCAGAAAATAGACACATCTTGACCAGTAGGTAGATTTCTGAGGTACTCAAGCAGACATGGTACCTTTTCTTTCAAAAGTTCTGAAGTATCCATATCTCCGTCTGTGTCTGGTAGTGGTGCAGAATTTGAGGCAATGATAAGCTTGCTCTTGTAGAGATGGATACATATCCAAAAAACTTATGTGCTCCATGAGACGCTATCAATGAAACTGACACAGGACAACCATCATGCATCCCTAGTGGGATAGTCACCTTCCATATCCAAAAAAACTTGCTCTTGTAGAGATGAATACATATCCAAAAAACTTATGTGCTCCATGAGACGCTATCAATGAAACTGACACAGGACAACCATCATGCATCCCTAGTGGGATAGTCACCTTCCACATCCCATAGGATCTATTTCAGTTGTATATGTGTGATTGTTAAAAATCAAAATCTGATTACAGTTTTACTTGCTGTATGTTTGGATACATCTGTTTTTGtctgttctttttcttttgatttctctcttttaagcaacatatttttttttttccaataatgTTCAGGGTGGTTTGCTCGTGATCCATCGATTTTACACCGGGTTGGCCAAATTTTACTCCGGCTGTCACCTGGAGGGCTTAAAAAGGCCAAGCGTCTGATTTTTGCTGAAGATTGTTTTCAGCTTTCTAAGGTTCCTAAGCATAAATCAGTACAAGTTGTTAAGAAGTCAACCGAAAACCTTTCTGGATGTAAGTAACCAACTCTAATTTCAGTATGGTAGTTCTCTTTAGATATGCTACTCATAGTTTGCTAGTGAAACTTCCTGCTTTACCTGACACATTAGTTGGGCTTGATGAATCTTTGACTTTTGTAGATCTACCACCAAAGAATGTAAATATTGGTCAATATATAGCTTCAAATGTATCAAGCTTAAAAGGATTTTACGAGCCCTCTGCAAACTTGCAACATGGAACTTCAACTTTGAAGGCTTTGTCTAGTGTCATGGTACTTCTGCAGAGGTACATTAAATAATGTTATAATGATCCTTGGTTCTATATTCTTGTTGTCACCACTAAGCTTTTTGATATGCATGTTATTGCCTTCTTTATTAATGTTTTGTGACGTGTCAGCCCTCTAGTTGTTTGCTAACGTTGATGTTTATCACTTTTTTAGATATGAATTCAAAACAAATCATGAAGAATGGATCGAGACAGCTAAGCCCAAGTTAGGGCCTGAAATTTCTGCTCGTGTACTTGAAGCAGCTAAAGCCACCCATGAGAACATTAAAACCTTTTACAAGGTCAAGACTGAACTACGATCTGCACTCCAGAGTCTTCTACAGGTACTTCTAAATACTACTCTTTATTCTGGTGATGCTTGACGGCATTATTACCCCAATTTCTTAACCTCCTTTATTGATTTTGGTTTATTCTTTGTCTGCAGGATGATGGAATACTAGTAATTCCTACAATATCAGATTTATCGTTAAAACTTAATGCAAAGAAGAAACTGTGCACTGAGTTCCAAGATAGAGCTTTTGCACTATTGAGCATTGCAGGGATGTCTGGTTGTTGCCAGGTATCATGTTCCCTTGTTAACCTTAGAGTGGATTCTTCGCTATTTCTCGAACTACCACAGAATACATGGATTTGAGCTTGTAACCTTACGAAGCAGAAAGCTTAATTTTTACCTGGATATGGCAGGTGACTATCCCTCTAGGGATGCATGATGGTTGTCCTGTGTCAGTTTCATTAGTAGCGTCTCATGGAGCAGATAAATTTCTTCTTGATACTGTTTTGGATATGTATTCATCTCTACAAGAGCAAGTGACCATTGCCTCAAATTCTTCACCACTACCAGACACCGACGGAGATATGGATACTTCAGAACTCTTGAAAGAAAAGGTTAGCATGGCTGCTTGAGTACCTCATAAAATCTACCTACTGGTCAAGATTTGTCTATTTTCTAAGTACAGTTTGGTTGTTTAAATTTTACTAGATTCGTTTTGTGACCAATTTCCGAACACTGTTTTCTGCATTCTTATTTTGGAAGGGATTATTCACTTGATCCAAATTATCCTTTTGTGAGTCACTCTAAATCTATAATCACTCTGCAGGGCAATGCTGCATTCAAGGGAAAGCAATGGAACAAAGCTGTGAACTACTATACTGAAGCTATCAAGCTGAATGATTCAACCGCAACCTACTACTGCAACCGATCTGCTGCTTATTTGGAATTAGGATGGTATAATGTATTTCCGTTATTTATTTACTGATACCTTAATTAGGTGGTTACTTTCCATAACTAAAAACCACTTATTTCACTTTCTGCAGCTACCAAGAAGCTGATGCAGATTGTACAAAAGCAATATCAATTGATAAAAAGGTAAATGCAACCTCACAATTGCTCTCTCATTTGAATTCGTAAAAAATGAATAGTACTCAAGTTGACCATGATTCAACACAAGTCTAACTATAGCATTTTCTTTGAACAGAATGTGAAAGCATATTTAAGACGAGGAACTGCAAAAGAAATGCTATTCTGCTATAAAGAAGCCGCGGAAGGTAGAATACCTGTTTTTTTAGTGAAGTAACCATGTCTTTGTGTCTGGGATGTTACAATTGGTTCAACTCATTATGGGTTCAATGCTTTTCTGGACATTTATGAGCAAGTTTTCCCGGATCTCACAAGACATTGAGACTTCTACGTGCTAGTTTTCGAAGTTTGTCAGTTAGGAATAGTCTTTTAATGAATTTGGGGTTCACCCTTGTTGTTTGTTATTGCTCTCCTCAACTTTAAACTCTCTTCTTGCAGATTTCAAGCATGCTCTCGTCCTTGAACCACAGAACAAGGTTGCAAAAGTCGCAGAGAAAAGACTCAGAAAATTATCAGGATGATTTCATTTTGCAGATGATGTATATAGTCGAGAGAACTTTTAGGTACCAAATCCAGCTCAGTCTAGAAAATTTTGTGTTAACTACCTGCAATTTCTGATGCTTGGCCAAACAGgtgattttgtttgtgttttgaATCTGTAATTACATGAACCCTACTTTACACTTTCATGGGCGAGGAAGATTAGTCAATAACAGCTCTTGATTCAAGAATTCCCAAAATCTGTATGGTACCATGCTGTATTTAGTTAACAATGAGTCGGTTATTTTGCAATTTTATCAGTTAAATATACAGGGTTTTTTGGTGCTCAGTACACAATTATTGGCATGCAATTAAATAGTGAGATAGTCTTTGCAAATTAAAATTCAAGTACCAGAAACTATGACTTGATACTACCTTTGTTACATTAGAAATTGTTACTGTTACTTGGATTTAGGTAGTTATTGTTGTTACTTCTAAAACATATCATGGTACTTAATTGTACATGATCTTGATAACATTGGATTGGATGTGATCCAATCACTGCTCTATGCAGTCATACATTTTGATTTTGCTACAAAATCAATTTGGCCCATTGTTGAGGCTTGGTCCTCTTGGAATTCTGAAATGGTGTTTGTTAGGATAAGATTGTTCAAGAATTGGGAGAGACACTATGAACTTGATATTGTATGATGAATTTGAAAAACTTCCGTAATGTTTCTGATTCTCAAAATCAGTATTAT
This genomic interval carries:
- the LOC113335845 gene encoding outer envelope protein 64, mitochondrial-like — encoded protein: MIIKNALSNTSTKTWIVIGIGVAGILIYSETRRRRNNQKAVIKEDFGAFVHRFEILPFPQPPPPAARLPLSGLTFAVNDNFDIKEYVSGFGNPDWEKTHDPAAKSALVVTWMLKNGATFVGKTVMDELAFGITGENLHYGTPTNPLTPSHIPGGSSSGSAVAVAAKLVDFAIGTDTLGCVRTPASFCGILGFRPSHGAVSSVGVLPNAQSLDTIGWFARDPSILHRVGQILLRLSPGGLKKAKRLIFAEDCFQLSKVPKHKSVQVVKKSTENLSGYLPPKNVNIGQYIASNVSSLKGFYEPSANLQHGTSTLKALSSVMVLLQRYEFKTNHEEWIETAKPKLGPEISARVLEAAKATHENIKTFYKVKTELRSALQSLLQDDGILVIPTISDLSLKLNAKKKLCTEFQDRAFALLSIAGMSGCCQVTIPLGMHDGCPVSVSLVASHGADKFLLDTVLDMYSSLQEQVTIASNSSPLPDTDGDMDTSELLKEKGNAAFKGKQWNKAVNYYTEAIKLNDSTATYYCNRSAAYLELGCYQEADADCTKAISIDKKNVKAYLRRGTAKEMLFCYKEAAEDFKHALVLEPQNKVAKVAEKRLRKLSG